From Chryseobacterium tructae, one genomic window encodes:
- a CDS encoding O-acetyl-ADP-ribose deacetylase, with translation MKIEVIKGDITKIQADVIVNAANSSLLGGGGVDGAIHRAGGSQILEECRAIRNRQGKCNTGEAVITTAGKLPAKYVIHTVGPVWNGDEEKGSQLLSDCYKNSLKLAENLDVKIIAFPNISTGIYKFPKELAGQIAINEVRKFQSDNIEKVIFVCFDEENEDIYKKLLKSPL, from the coding sequence ATGAAAATTGAAGTCATAAAAGGAGATATCACAAAGATTCAAGCAGATGTAATTGTCAATGCTGCTAACTCTTCTTTACTGGGAGGGGGTGGTGTAGACGGAGCTATTCATCGCGCAGGAGGATCACAAATTCTGGAAGAATGTAGAGCGATTAGAAACAGACAGGGAAAGTGTAATACAGGAGAAGCCGTAATAACAACAGCAGGAAAGTTACCTGCAAAATATGTGATTCATACCGTAGGACCAGTCTGGAACGGAGATGAAGAAAAGGGCTCTCAACTTTTGTCAGACTGCTATAAGAACTCTTTAAAGTTGGCGGAAAACCTGGACGTTAAAATCATTGCTTTCCCAAATATCAGTACAGGAATTTATAAGTTCCCGAAAGAATTGGCTGGACAGATTGCAATCAATGAAGTAAGAAAATTTCAGTCAGATAATATAGAGAAAGTTATTTTTGTCTGTTTTGATGAAGAGAATGAAGACATTTATAAAAAGCTTTTAAAGTCTCCTCTTTAG
- a CDS encoding Sir2 family NAD-dependent protein deacetylase: protein MKKLTILSGAGISAESGIQTFRDGDGLWENHNVADVASPEGWRKDRALVLEFYNQRRRQLHEVEPNEAHKLVAELEKYFDVQIITQNIDDLHERAGSNKILHIHGELFKSCSCNNKKLIYEQKEDIKIGDKADDGAQLRPFIVWFGEDVPLYKDAREMVKDSDILVVIGTSLQVYPAAGLIHDIKDDCLLIVINPNETGFGYGQRAVVMKETATQGMKLLFDKLINLA, encoded by the coding sequence ATGAAAAAACTAACCATATTAAGCGGTGCGGGAATCAGTGCCGAAAGCGGAATACAAACTTTCAGAGACGGAGATGGCCTCTGGGAAAACCATAATGTAGCAGACGTAGCCAGTCCGGAAGGATGGAGGAAAGACAGAGCCTTGGTATTGGAATTTTACAACCAGAGAAGAAGACAGCTTCATGAAGTAGAACCTAATGAAGCCCACAAACTAGTGGCAGAGCTGGAAAAATATTTTGATGTTCAGATCATTACCCAAAATATTGATGATCTGCATGAAAGAGCCGGTTCCAATAAGATCCTTCACATCCACGGAGAATTGTTCAAATCATGCTCATGCAATAATAAAAAGTTGATTTACGAACAAAAGGAGGACATTAAGATAGGAGATAAAGCAGATGATGGAGCACAATTGAGACCATTTATCGTTTGGTTTGGGGAAGATGTTCCTTTATACAAGGATGCCAGAGAAATGGTGAAAGATTCAGATATTTTAGTGGTGATCGGAACTTCGTTGCAAGTATATCCTGCAGCTGGTTTGATTCACGATATCAAGGATGATTGTCTTTTAATTGTTATCAACCCTAATGAAACAGGATTTGGTTACGGACAAAGAGCAGTAGTGATGAAAGAAACGGCCACACAGGGCATGAAACTGCTGTTCGATAAACTGATAAACCTTGCGTAA
- a CDS encoding ADP-ribosylglycohydrolase family protein, whose amino-acid sequence MKNKVKAGIMGVCIGDALGVPVEFKDREYLKRFPVTEMQEFGSHNQPKGTWSDDSSLTLCLAEELVKGYDLEKIGQSFVKWVKYGHWTAHGRLFDIGGTTKEAITRLIKGESARFSGNIFEEDNGNGSLMRILPLAFYLENEKDIEKLYLTVKEVSSITHGHFRSVFACFIYVIFAIQLIKGKNKTEAYTHIQEVALEYSEKQWFSLNEIELFQKILNNDISGYSEDEIRGSGYVLHSLEASLWCFLNSESYSEAVLKAVNLGEDTDTTAAITGGLAGIYYGFENIPQEWINELVRKDDIEKLCEKLSHKYPVI is encoded by the coding sequence ATGAAAAATAAAGTAAAGGCGGGAATTATGGGAGTATGCATCGGGGACGCGCTTGGTGTTCCGGTGGAGTTTAAAGATAGAGAATATCTGAAAAGGTTTCCTGTTACAGAAATGCAGGAATTCGGCTCGCATAATCAACCCAAAGGAACCTGGAGTGATGATAGCTCTCTAACGCTCTGCCTTGCTGAAGAACTCGTAAAAGGCTATGATCTGGAAAAGATTGGGCAAAGCTTTGTAAAATGGGTTAAATATGGTCACTGGACTGCCCACGGAAGACTTTTCGATATTGGAGGAACTACAAAGGAAGCTATTACAAGACTAATCAAAGGAGAAAGTGCTCGGTTTTCAGGAAATATTTTTGAAGAAGATAACGGAAACGGATCTTTGATGAGAATTCTTCCGCTAGCTTTTTATCTGGAAAATGAAAAGGATATTGAGAAGCTATATCTAACCGTAAAAGAAGTCTCCTCAATCACTCATGGACACTTCAGATCTGTTTTTGCCTGTTTTATCTATGTGATTTTTGCCATTCAGTTAATAAAAGGAAAAAATAAAACGGAAGCATATACGCATATACAAGAGGTAGCCCTGGAATATTCAGAAAAACAATGGTTTAGCTTAAATGAGATTGAACTTTTTCAAAAGATTTTAAACAATGATATTTCAGGGTATTCCGAAGACGAAATAAGAGGGAGTGGTTATGTTCTTCATAGTCTGGAAGCCTCTTTATGGTGTTTTTTAAACTCGGAAAGTTATTCAGAAGCAGTATTGAAGGCGGTAAATCTGGGCGAAGATACAGACACAACCGCAGCCATTACAGGAGGATTGGCAGGAATCTATTATGGATTTGAAAATATCCCTCAGGAATGGATTAACGAACTGGTGAGAAAAGATGATATTGAAAAGTTATGTGAAAAGCTAAGCCATAAATACCCTGTAATCTAA
- a CDS encoding RNA 2'-phosphotransferase produces MNEIETKRISKFLSLILRHQPETIGLKLDENGWADVEELRTKSAKKRVYFSFEELDEVVETNNKKRFAFNDDKTKIRASQGHSIDIDLALKAVQPPEFLYHGTAEANISSILEKGIEKRTRQHVHLSADKETATKVGMRHGKPVILTIRTGKMDEDGLSFFQSANGVWLTEFIDPKYISK; encoded by the coding sequence ATGAACGAAATAGAAACAAAAAGAATAAGTAAATTTTTAAGCCTTATTTTGAGGCATCAACCCGAGACGATCGGATTAAAACTGGATGAAAACGGGTGGGCTGATGTAGAAGAGCTAAGGACAAAATCAGCGAAAAAGAGAGTATATTTTTCTTTTGAAGAATTAGATGAGGTCGTAGAAACCAATAATAAAAAAAGATTTGCCTTTAATGATGATAAAACCAAGATCAGAGCAAGTCAGGGACATTCTATCGATATAGATTTAGCCTTGAAAGCAGTACAACCTCCTGAGTTTTTATACCACGGAACAGCTGAAGCCAATATTTCTTCTATTTTAGAAAAAGGAATTGAAAAAAGAACCCGCCAGCATGTGCACTTAAGTGCTGATAAAGAGACTGCTACGAAAGTGGGAATGAGACATGGTAAACCTGTAATCCTGACGATCAGAACCGGAAAGATGGATGAGGATGGATTATCCTTTTTTCAATCTGCCAATGGAGTATGGCTAACGGAATTTATAGACCCGAAATACATTTCAAAGTAA
- a CDS encoding metallophosphoesterase family protein — MSRTLVIGDIHGGFKALRQVLERAKVTQNDKLIFLGDYVDGWSESYQVIQYLIELSESQECIFIKGNHDVWCEDWLARGEGPGVWLSNGGKSTVDSYENYSNEDQEIHLEFFQRMKSYHVDDQNRLFIHAGYSSMHGPEKEVYSSNYRWDRTLWETAVAMDKTLEKHSVLYPKRLLLYKEIFIGHTPTLYIGSKTPANKANIWNMDTGAAFTGALSIMDIETNEFWQSDALPTLYPNEKGRNADMLSK, encoded by the coding sequence ATGAGCAGAACATTAGTAATAGGAGATATTCACGGAGGATTTAAAGCGCTACGGCAGGTACTTGAAAGAGCAAAGGTTACCCAAAATGATAAGCTGATCTTTTTAGGAGATTATGTAGATGGCTGGAGCGAGTCTTACCAGGTTATTCAGTATTTAATAGAACTTTCTGAAAGCCAAGAATGTATTTTTATCAAAGGAAATCATGACGTCTGGTGCGAAGATTGGTTAGCCCGTGGAGAAGGGCCTGGTGTCTGGCTTTCCAATGGTGGAAAAAGTACGGTAGATAGTTATGAAAACTATTCTAATGAAGACCAGGAAATTCACCTTGAATTTTTCCAACGCATGAAAAGTTATCATGTGGATGATCAGAACCGACTGTTTATTCATGCAGGATATTCTTCCATGCATGGCCCCGAAAAAGAAGTGTATTCCAGCAATTACCGTTGGGACAGAACTTTGTGGGAAACGGCTGTGGCAATGGATAAGACGCTGGAAAAGCATTCCGTATTATATCCTAAAAGGCTTCTTCTTTACAAAGAAATATTTATCGGACATACTCCAACGCTGTATATTGGAAGTAAAACCCCAGCGAATAAAGCTAATATCTGGAATATGGATACCGGAGCCGCATTTACAGGTGCATTATCCATTATGGATATTGAAACCAACGAATTCTGGCAAAGTGATGCTCTTCCTACTTTATATCCTAATGAAAAGGGGCGGAATGCTGATATGCTAAGTAAATGA
- a CDS encoding cupin-like domain-containing protein, which translates to MGIILKPIDVVDDISKEEFYEKYLKPRRPVVIKNMAKKWPAYQKWTMEYMKEVVGDVEVPLYDSSKADPSAPINSSAAKMKFGDYIDLIQREPTDLRIFLFDPIKYAPKLLEDYISPKELMGGFLDKYPNMFFGGKGSVTFLHFDIDMAHIFHTHFNGRKHILLFDYKWRERLYQIPYATYALEDYDIENPDFTKFPALDGVEGIECFLEHGDTLFMPTGWWHWMKYLDGSFSISLRAWDKSWAVKAHSLWNLTVQRKFDDIMKSNFKRQYMDWKEKMAIKRAEIALKRGLPR; encoded by the coding sequence ATGGGAATTATTTTAAAGCCTATAGATGTTGTAGATGATATTTCTAAAGAGGAATTCTACGAAAAATATCTAAAGCCAAGAAGGCCCGTTGTCATCAAAAATATGGCAAAAAAGTGGCCTGCTTACCAAAAATGGACGATGGAATATATGAAGGAGGTTGTAGGAGATGTGGAGGTCCCGTTATATGACAGTTCAAAGGCAGATCCTTCTGCTCCCATCAATTCTTCTGCAGCAAAAATGAAATTCGGAGATTATATAGACCTTATTCAGAGAGAGCCTACTGATCTTAGAATTTTCCTGTTTGATCCGATAAAATACGCCCCGAAACTTCTGGAAGATTATATTTCGCCTAAAGAACTTATGGGAGGATTCCTTGATAAATATCCGAATATGTTCTTTGGTGGAAAAGGTTCTGTGACCTTCTTACATTTCGATATAGATATGGCGCATATTTTCCATACCCATTTCAACGGAAGAAAGCATATTCTTCTTTTTGATTATAAATGGCGTGAAAGATTGTACCAGATTCCTTATGCTACTTATGCTTTGGAGGATTATGATATTGAAAATCCTGATTTCACAAAGTTCCCGGCACTGGATGGTGTAGAAGGTATTGAATGCTTCCTTGAGCATGGAGATACATTATTTATGCCTACAGGATGGTGGCATTGGATGAAGTATTTGGATGGATCTTTCTCTATCTCACTAAGAGCCTGGGATAAGTCATGGGCTGTGAAAGCACATTCTTTATGGAATCTTACCGTACAGCGTAAATTTGATGACATCATGAAGTCTAATTTCAAAAGGCAATATATGGACTGGAAGGAGAAGATGGCCATTAAAAGAGCTGAAATTGCTTTAAAAAGAGGCTTACCAAGATAA
- a CDS encoding DinB family protein — protein MDTLSQFKNELEAEYQTTRKFFETYPDEKNDYAPHEKSMKMLPLATHIAEIFEWPNTMLTTSELDFANGDYQPKQIFTREDLLQTLDQNFKSGKEALEKAQENDLNASWALKNNGQELAKWSKYESIRHALNQITHHRAQLGVYYRINDIPLPGSYGPSADHQAF, from the coding sequence ATGGATACTTTATCACAATTTAAAAATGAGCTGGAAGCTGAATATCAGACGACCAGAAAATTCTTTGAAACTTATCCTGACGAAAAAAATGACTATGCTCCTCATGAAAAAAGCATGAAAATGTTGCCACTCGCCACACACATCGCAGAAATTTTTGAATGGCCAAATACCATGCTCACTACTTCGGAGCTTGATTTTGCCAATGGGGATTATCAGCCTAAACAAATTTTTACCCGTGAGGATCTTCTCCAAACCCTTGATCAGAATTTTAAATCCGGGAAAGAGGCTCTTGAAAAGGCTCAAGAAAATGATCTTAATGCCAGCTGGGCATTAAAAAACAACGGCCAGGAATTAGCAAAATGGTCTAAATATGAGTCTATTCGTCATGCGTTAAACCAAATCACTCATCACAGGGCACAATTGGGTGTTTATTACAGAATCAATGATATTCCTTTACCGGGAAGCTATGGCCCTTCTGCAGATCATCAAGCCTTTTAA
- a CDS encoding GLPGLI family protein translates to MKKLFSVFLIALFAFANAQDGKETANRFFYELTFKPKKDSAKLDKVITILDITDKNRSIYQDYTIISQDSIMKVEIEAMKKAGIMKDLSKSLKAPKITSKVYKFYPGMKIQYVDKVANGFTPTTIGYSEDLKFNWNILSDKQKIGEYNAQKATTEFGGRTWTAWFSTDIPFQDGPYKFYGLPGLIVKIEDADKNYSWILQGNKKVKDYTELSYADNLMNVSAKVNELSREKFEKTFSDFKKDPFASVRPMMTQEMMSKSIPGMDGTIGDMMKKQEKHYKDFYNANDNPIEKGQPSSAQKKK, encoded by the coding sequence ATGAAAAAGCTATTTTCAGTATTTCTTATTGCACTTTTTGCCTTTGCCAACGCTCAGGATGGTAAAGAAACGGCTAACCGATTCTTTTATGAATTGACTTTTAAGCCGAAGAAAGATTCCGCGAAGTTGGATAAGGTAATTACCATTCTGGATATTACGGATAAAAACAGATCCATTTATCAGGATTATACCATTATTTCACAAGATTCTATCATGAAAGTGGAAATAGAAGCAATGAAAAAAGCAGGGATCATGAAAGACCTTTCAAAGTCTTTAAAAGCTCCAAAGATTACCTCAAAAGTATATAAGTTTTATCCGGGGATGAAAATTCAATATGTCGATAAAGTGGCTAATGGTTTTACGCCTACCACTATTGGATATAGTGAAGACTTAAAGTTCAATTGGAACATTCTCAGCGATAAGCAAAAAATTGGGGAGTATAATGCTCAAAAAGCAACTACTGAATTTGGCGGAAGAACTTGGACAGCCTGGTTTAGCACAGATATTCCTTTTCAGGATGGTCCCTATAAATTCTATGGATTACCAGGGCTTATTGTAAAGATTGAAGATGCCGACAAAAACTATTCCTGGATATTACAAGGAAATAAAAAAGTAAAAGACTATACAGAACTTTCTTATGCTGACAATCTTATGAATGTCTCAGCCAAAGTGAACGAACTGTCAAGAGAAAAATTTGAAAAAACATTCAGTGATTTCAAGAAAGACCCATTTGCTTCCGTACGTCCAATGATGACACAGGAAATGATGTCGAAATCAATTCCAGGTATGGACGGAACAATTGGCGACATGATGAAAAAGCAGGAAAAGCATTACAAAGACTTTTATAATGCTAATGATAACCCTATCGAAAAAGGACAGCCTTCTTCAGCTCAAAAGAAAAAATAA
- a CDS encoding FeoA family protein, which yields MKEKELHKLSGFPKNKMGKILGYDNDHLKMPNKIIEMGLLPETVFRILYQAPFNGPMYVEFGAEKSRIALREEEGDYIIVEELN from the coding sequence TTGAAAGAGAAAGAATTACATAAATTAAGTGGATTTCCCAAAAATAAAATGGGAAAGATATTGGGATATGATAATGACCATCTGAAAATGCCTAATAAAATCATTGAAATGGGGCTCCTTCCGGAGACTGTTTTCAGGATTTTGTACCAGGCTCCATTTAATGGACCGATGTATGTGGAGTTTGGAGCAGAGAAAAGCCGGATTGCTCTTCGTGAGGAAGAAGGAGATTATATCATTGTTGAAGAATTGAATTAA
- the feoB gene encoding ferrous iron transport protein B, with amino-acid sequence MQANKKKQILLVGNPNVGKSTVFNALCNKKQKTGNYAGVTVASHSGNYTYKNEDVEVIDLPGSYSVYPSSEDEAIFSKYLIDEQENYAGVVYILEALSLKRGLLLFQQIQDLGIPMILIVNQIDQAERRGITIDIQKFSEALGIKIIQTNAKEQIGINEVKDAVFNSEFVKTDKASFETPNEHKDFLQKIKSHKGFDNEYKAWMSISMGTDLGKLESVMNQISESESKSLVPKRLQVQETVRRYQNVDKILENVISKKPQFKELLTEKLDKVLVHKFWGYVVFMLILLVIFQSVFFLAEYPMNWIESFFSWFSAFTKEHLPDGPVNSLISNGIVPGIGGIVVFAPQIGILLYFLYLLEDSGYMARVVFLMDRLLRPFGLNGKSIVPLVSGTACAIPAVISTRNIENVKERLLTILVTPFMTCSARLPVYSIIIGLIISEGSFLGIKYKALVLMGMYLLGFLVALFSAAILKRFIKENGKTYLVMDLPAYKKPLFGYDFKMVLGKVWDFITGAGKIIFIVSIIIWFLSYFGPKQQPNEMVAANVELDHSYLAKMGKGIEPVIAPLGYDWKMGVGILTSFVAREVFVGTMSTLYSLEDDAPEVKVIDKMRRDVKPNGEKVFSFATGISVLLFYAFAMQCVSTLAVVYRETKSWKWTGFQVAMMTGLAYFVSMIVYQILK; translated from the coding sequence ATGCAGGCAAACAAGAAAAAACAGATACTTTTAGTTGGGAATCCGAATGTAGGAAAATCAACGGTTTTTAATGCACTTTGTAACAAAAAGCAGAAAACCGGAAATTATGCTGGTGTTACCGTTGCAAGCCATTCGGGAAACTATACCTATAAAAATGAAGATGTTGAAGTCATTGACCTTCCGGGTTCTTACAGCGTGTATCCGAGCTCAGAGGACGAGGCTATTTTTTCAAAATACCTTATTGATGAGCAGGAGAACTATGCAGGAGTTGTTTATATTCTTGAAGCATTAAGTTTAAAAAGAGGGCTTCTTTTGTTTCAGCAGATTCAGGATCTAGGGATTCCTATGATTTTGATTGTCAATCAGATTGACCAAGCAGAAAGGAGAGGTATTACAATAGATATTCAAAAATTTTCAGAAGCATTAGGCATTAAGATTATTCAAACCAATGCTAAAGAGCAGATTGGAATCAATGAAGTAAAAGATGCCGTTTTCAATAGCGAATTTGTAAAAACAGATAAAGCTTCCTTTGAAACCCCTAATGAGCACAAAGATTTTCTTCAGAAAATAAAGTCTCACAAAGGTTTTGATAATGAGTATAAAGCTTGGATGAGCATTTCAATGGGAACGGATCTTGGAAAGCTGGAATCTGTAATGAATCAGATCAGTGAATCAGAGTCTAAGAGTCTAGTGCCTAAAAGATTACAAGTTCAGGAAACTGTCCGAAGATATCAAAATGTAGATAAAATACTGGAGAATGTAATTTCTAAAAAACCTCAGTTTAAAGAATTGTTGACAGAGAAACTGGATAAAGTTTTGGTACACAAATTCTGGGGATATGTTGTTTTTATGTTGATTCTATTGGTCATTTTCCAAAGTGTTTTCTTCCTGGCAGAATATCCAATGAACTGGATCGAGAGTTTCTTCTCATGGTTTTCGGCCTTTACAAAAGAACATCTTCCAGATGGACCGGTTAACTCTTTAATTTCAAATGGAATTGTGCCGGGAATTGGAGGGATTGTCGTTTTTGCACCACAAATCGGAATTTTACTGTACTTCCTTTACTTATTGGAAGATTCTGGATATATGGCAAGAGTCGTTTTCCTGATGGATAGGCTTCTTCGTCCTTTTGGACTGAATGGGAAAAGTATAGTTCCTCTGGTGTCGGGAACAGCATGTGCAATTCCGGCTGTTATTTCTACTCGAAACATTGAGAATGTTAAAGAAAGATTGCTGACGATTTTGGTAACACCATTTATGACGTGTTCAGCAAGACTTCCGGTATATAGTATCATCATCGGATTGATTATTTCAGAAGGATCATTTTTAGGAATAAAATATAAAGCTTTGGTGCTAATGGGGATGTATCTGTTAGGATTCTTAGTCGCATTATTTTCTGCAGCTATTCTGAAAAGATTTATTAAAGAAAACGGAAAGACCTATTTGGTAATGGATCTTCCTGCTTATAAAAAACCACTTTTTGGCTATGACTTCAAAATGGTGTTGGGGAAAGTTTGGGACTTCATTACCGGAGCTGGAAAAATAATCTTTATTGTAAGTATTATTATCTGGTTTTTAAGCTATTTCGGCCCTAAACAACAACCTAATGAAATGGTTGCTGCAAATGTTGAACTAGATCACTCTTACCTTGCTAAAATGGGTAAAGGAATAGAACCCGTAATTGCTCCGTTAGGATACGACTGGAAAATGGGAGTAGGAATCCTGACCAGCTTTGTAGCAAGAGAAGTCTTCGTAGGGACCATGTCAACGCTTTACAGCCTTGAAGATGATGCTCCGGAGGTAAAAGTGATCGATAAGATGAGAAGAGATGTAAAACCAAACGGAGAAAAAGTCTTCAGTTTTGCAACAGGAATTTCCGTTCTTCTGTTCTACGCATTTGCAATGCAGTGTGTGTCTACACTTGCAGTAGTCTATAGAGAAACCAAAAGCTGGAAATGGACAGGCTTTCAGGTAGCTATGATGACAGGTTTGGCATATTTTGTGTCGATGATAGTATATCAAATTTTAAAGTAA
- a CDS encoding DUF4421 family protein yields the protein MSLTRDVFVVLFVLLAIQVNAQRDTTDIKSYADQVMIRANLDTNIESYIFTEGEKGNEKKQVFSINNKTKVSFSIDYRIISATISFAPHFFAGNKDNDLKGNSSYTDFSVRFFPNRLIQNLYYKNVKGFYIENMKDIFPNWKEGDPYMQFPDLRIQSFGGSTAYILNKNFSARSIYTQGEWQKKSSGSWVPFLDYDLTILRNKVEDKNAKETQYKLGANMGYFYNWVLGKNVNIAPYFALGLGGKFSTYRNVFGDDLVKNVQYLTLRMEGGLHIGYNTDRFLFGGKMNFSAYAYNQKRDQTIQNNSLYGLLYIGYRFAPPRVVKDTYDKVQKKIPVL from the coding sequence TTGAGTCTTACAAGAGATGTATTTGTTGTATTGTTTGTCCTGTTGGCTATCCAAGTCAATGCGCAAAGAGATACCACAGACATAAAGTCTTACGCAGATCAGGTAATGATTCGTGCCAATCTGGACACCAATATTGAAAGCTATATTTTTACAGAAGGAGAAAAAGGAAATGAAAAAAAACAGGTTTTCTCCATCAATAATAAAACAAAAGTTTCTTTTTCTATAGATTATAGGATCATAAGTGCTACGATATCCTTTGCACCCCATTTCTTTGCAGGAAATAAAGATAACGACCTGAAAGGGAATAGTTCTTATACCGATTTCAGTGTCAGATTTTTTCCCAACAGACTGATCCAGAACCTGTATTACAAAAACGTCAAAGGCTTTTATATTGAAAATATGAAAGATATCTTTCCCAATTGGAAGGAAGGAGATCCTTATATGCAATTCCCAGACTTAAGAATACAAAGCTTTGGAGGCTCTACCGCCTATATTCTGAATAAAAATTTTTCCGCAAGAAGCATCTACACTCAAGGTGAATGGCAAAAGAAAAGCAGTGGAAGCTGGGTTCCTTTTCTGGATTATGACCTTACCATTTTAAGAAACAAAGTAGAAGATAAGAATGCCAAAGAAACACAGTATAAATTAGGTGCTAATATGGGCTATTTCTACAACTGGGTGCTTGGGAAAAATGTAAATATAGCCCCTTATTTTGCCCTCGGACTTGGAGGGAAATTTTCAACCTATCGCAATGTTTTTGGGGATGATTTGGTAAAGAATGTTCAATACCTGACCCTAAGAATGGAAGGTGGGCTTCATATAGGATATAATACAGACCGTTTTCTATTCGGTGGAAAAATGAATTTCAGTGCCTATGCTTATAATCAAAAAAGAGATCAAACCATACAGAACAATAGTCTGTATGGTTTGCTGTATATTGGCTATCGTTTTGCCCCTCCGAGAGTTGTGAAAGATACGTATGATAAAGTTCAAAAAAAGATTCCTGTTTTATAA
- a CDS encoding Crp/Fnr family transcriptional regulator produces MFEHIKNRFPFPKEKWRKFLGSFERIEVPAKTLLLNEGEISTNAFYLEKGIVRAWYNNDGKDVTFQFFLENTMFSSLESFKKGLPSMVSFETVEPCVLYKIKKPDVEAFLEEIYENPEMRTFFMDALFERTFDYMKHFFSFIKDTPQQRYIQLTQQKPEIIKRVPQHYIASYLGITTVHLSRIKAKILKGESS; encoded by the coding sequence ATGTTTGAACATATCAAAAATAGATTTCCCTTTCCCAAAGAGAAATGGAGAAAATTCTTAGGCAGCTTTGAAAGAATAGAAGTTCCTGCTAAAACCCTGCTTTTAAATGAAGGTGAAATTTCCACTAATGCTTTCTATCTGGAAAAAGGAATTGTAAGAGCCTGGTATAATAATGATGGTAAAGACGTTACCTTCCAATTCTTCCTGGAAAATACAATGTTTTCTTCCCTGGAAAGTTTTAAAAAAGGATTACCAAGCATGGTTTCCTTTGAAACGGTGGAACCCTGTGTTTTGTATAAAATTAAAAAACCTGATGTAGAAGCATTTCTGGAAGAGATTTATGAAAATCCTGAAATGAGAACGTTTTTTATGGATGCCCTTTTCGAGAGAACCTTCGACTATATGAAACATTTCTTTTCCTTCATAAAAGATACTCCTCAACAGCGCTATATTCAGCTTACCCAACAAAAACCGGAAATCATTAAGAGAGTCCCCCAGCATTATATTGCTTCCTATTTAGGAATTACAACAGTACACCTCAGTAGAATAAAGGCTAAGATATTGAAAGGGGAGAGTTCTTAG